Below is a window of Senegalia massiliensis DNA.
ACCTTTTTATTAAAACATCATCTTTTGCATCTAAAAACATTATTTTATAATTATATCCAAAATCTTTTAGCTTTGATAAATTATCAAATAAATCATCAAAAAACTCTCCACCTCTTATATCAACTACAAGAGCTACTTTTTTTACATGATTAACTGTTTGATAACATAATTCAGCAAATTTAGGAAGTAAAGAAGGTGGTAAATTATCCATACAATAAAATCCTAAATCTTCCATTACCTTGATAGCTTGACTTTTACCAGCTCCAGACAGTCCAGTCACTATAACAAATTCCATATAATATCACTCCTATTCTTCGCCTACAATTAAAACTTCTCTTTCTAGTAATATTCCATGTTTATCTTTTACTGTTTTTTGTACTACTTTTATTAAATTTAGTATATCCTCACATGTAGCATTACCTCTATTTACAACAAAACCACAATGTTTTTCAGATACTTGAGCATCTTTATATCTTATACCACGAAGCCCCGATACATCAATAAGTCTTCCGGCATAATCACCTTCTGGCCTTTTAAATGTACTTCCTGCACTAGGAAGCTCTATGGGTTGTTTAGAGTTTCTTCTTTGAGTATAATCATCCATTGCTGCTTTTATTTTATCATACTCTCCTTCTTTAAATACCATTTCCACTTCTACAACAATTAGTTTTTTCTCATGTATTCTGGAATGTCTATATCCAAAATGCATCTCATCTTTATTATAATCTTTAATATCTCCATATTCATCAACGCATTTCACATTAGTTATAACATCTTTTAATTCCGTTCCGTATGCACCTGCATTCATAGTAACTCCTCCACCTATAGAACCTGGTATACCACTAGCCCCTTCTAATCCTGTAAGTGAATGTTTAAGAGCTTCTTTGGCGACTCTTGATACTTTTGCACCAGCTTGTGCTATTATTCTATTTTCATCTACTTTGATATCATTTAAATTATCATCTATTTTTATTACAAGTCCTCTTATCCCCTTGTCTCTAACTAAAAGATTAGTCCCATTACCAAGTACAAAAAATTCAATATTATTTTCATTACAAAATTTAATTAACTCTTGAACTTGTACTATATTATTTGGATATGCTACTATATCAGCTGGACCTCCAATCTTAAAGTATGTATGTTTCTTCATACTAACGCACTTTTCAATTTTAATATTCGTAAATTTATTATTTAATCTTTCATAAAATTTATCAATACTCAATAATATCAGCTCCTAAAAATATTTAAATGTATTTTATATACATACCTTATTATTGTATCATAAAATTTATGAATTTATTTTAAAACTATATTAATAAATACAAAATAAAAAGTTCTAGGAGAGAATGTCACCTCCTAAAGCTTTTCATAATTTATGCTATATTAAATGTTGTTATAAAATCTGTTCTTTTTCAAAA
It encodes the following:
- the murB gene encoding UDP-N-acetylmuramate dehydrogenase; the protein is MSIDKFYERLNNKFTNIKIEKCVSMKKHTYFKIGGPADIVAYPNNIVQVQELIKFCNENNIEFFVLGNGTNLLVRDKGIRGLVIKIDDNLNDIKVDENRIIAQAGAKVSRVAKEALKHSLTGLEGASGIPGSIGGGVTMNAGAYGTELKDVITNVKCVDEYGDIKDYNKDEMHFGYRHSRIHEKKLIVVEVEMVFKEGEYDKIKAAMDDYTQRRNSKQPIELPSAGSTFKRPEGDYAGRLIDVSGLRGIRYKDAQVSEKHCGFVVNRGNATCEDILNLIKVVQKTVKDKHGILLEREVLIVGEE